In a single window of the Fusarium falciforme chromosome 3, complete sequence genome:
- a CDS encoding DUF1115 domain-containing protein, with protein MPAEENGPGVLPKDLMVLQLGQIDLLMAMYESDNAISTDASSSTLLEMLRDWCENDGEMPKFTQSSINMLLTLEISEESQTKSLQLHLSVPLVDRGEITADEPPPVKTRIQQPDWMSKGEVASLTAEIPNEDILTVIEYVKDAASQHLSSQTQANDDTLSTDKSTVRVWFYFPSISTRAKRDDLVNYAPTYGLTGFLLAGKPGILCLEGGSQAIDDFMKFIKTESWGDIPAHHKKVSERYREDGPDVKRAFVDMQEITDTVGEKRGERANRSDMRAIEAWLNERGVGEAFAKVVM; from the coding sequence ATGCCAGCCGAAGAAAATGGACCGGGCGTCTTACCCAAAGACCTCATGGTCCTCCAACTGGGTCAGATCGATCTCCTGATGGCTATGTACGAATCGGACAACGCTATTTCGACCGATGCCTCATCCTCAACTCTGCTTGAGATGCTACGGGACTGGTGCGAGAATGACGGGGAGATGCCCAAATTCACTCAATCAAGCATAAATATGCTTCTCACTCTCGAGATTTCTGAAGAGAGCCAGACAAAATCTCTGCAACTACACTTGTCCGTCCCTCTGGTTGATCGAGGAGAGATCACAGCAGATGAGCCACCACCAGTGAAAACAAGGATACAACAACCAGATTGGATGAGCAAGGGCGAAGTCGCTAGTCTGACTGCCGAGATCCCCAATGAAGACATATTGACCGTCATTGAATACGTCAAGGACGCAGCGTCTCAACATTTGTCATCACAAACGCAAGCAAACGATGATACACTAAGTACGGACAAGTCAACGGTTCGCGTATGGTTTTACTTCCCCTCAATCAGCACCCGAGCGAAGCGAGACGACCTCGTCAATTACGCTCCCACATACGGCCTCACCGGGTTCCTTCTCGCTGGAAAGCCCGGTATTCTATGCCTCGAAGGCGGTTCCCAAGCCATCGATGACTTTATGAAGTTCATCAAGACGGAGAGTTGGGGTGATATTCCAGCACATCACAAGAAGGTCAGCGAGCGCTATCGAGAAGATGGCCCAGACGTGAAGCGAGCGTTTGTCGACATGCAGGAGATTACGGATACGGTTGGGgaaaagagaggagagagggcGAACCGCAGCGACATGAGAGCTATCGAGGCCTGGCTAAATGAGAGGGGAGTCGGTGAAGCATTTGCAAAGGTTGTCATGTAG
- a CDS encoding MFS domain-containing protein, whose product MDTKPEPAATVSYHIEKGPVADSTAVQKAIDAQDFTPKQQYQRLWANLKKDKCYVFWSLYIMSLVFGWGYDSGLSGVAIAFPEFRKAYGEYYSVGDQYVIPALWQSLWNAASTIGQVFGAFLTGQFADYVGRKAVLWTAVVLSLASSFALVFSPNLPVLFVSKLLLGLSVGLSTVTPPLYVTENAPAALRSSLSSLTNVIIVLGFFLSSITGWGSSKIHGEWSYRLAFVMTFLVPTLFAVVLPFLPESPVWYIKKGRDDDARKAIIKLYGKSVDVEERLNFMKSELEVAAGEANMAKQTSWSAIFSKEHRSRTLIAVMGLQSQNFSGGYFANTYQTYYFELIGQADPFGLTAISSTLQFLSNCVAVSVSDVLPRRKSLIGGGTLLCCWSIIIAGTSLASQANNAANTALLAFMITWSMLYTATVGCFGWAVAQETASQATRPKTIAFSLVCQQLTALMLSSVFPFFINPDQLNWGGKVMFLFVGAEVFILATLFWFQPETKNRTYHDIDCLYAEGVPPRKFSEFIVDDGTVVRRPRV is encoded by the exons ATGGATACCAAACCAGAGCCGGCGGCGACTGTGTCCTACCACATCGAGAAGGGCCCTGTTGCAGACTCAACCGCCGTGCAAAAAGCCATCGACGCCCAAGATTTCACGCCCAAGCAGCAATACCAGCGCTTGTGGGCAAacctcaagaaggacaagtgCTATGTCTTCTGGTCGCTCTACATCATGTCCCTCGTCTTCGGATGGGGTTACGACTCTGGCCTCTCAGGCGTTGCCATCGCCTTTCCCGAGTTTCGCAAGGCGTATGGAGAATACTATTCTGTCGGCGACCAATATGTCATTCCGGCGCTTTGGCAGTCTCTCTGGAACGCGGCTAGCACCATCGGCCAGGTGTTTGGAGCCTTCCTGACTGGTCAGTTTGCCGACTATGTCGGTCGAAAGGCTGTGCTATGGACTGCTGTCGTGCTGTCCCTAGCTTCGTCCTTTGCGCTTGTCTTTTCCCCGAATCTGCCTGTCCTCTTTGTCTCCAAGCTTCTGCTCGGTCTCTCAGTCGGCCTGTCAACCGTCACACCTCCGCTATATGTCACCGAGAACGCACCTGCTGCCCTCCGAAGCTCCCTCAGTTCCCTAACAAACGTCATCATCGTgctgggcttcttcctctcctccatcacggGCTGGGGATCCTCCAAGATTCACGGAGAATGGAGCTACCGACTTGCTTTTGTCATGACGTTCCTCGTCCCCACACTCTTCGCTGTTGTTCTCCCCTTCCTCCCCGAGTCACCTGTTTGGTATATCAAGAAGGGCAGAGATGACGATGCTCGCAAGGCTATCATCAAGCTCTATGGCAAAAGTGTAGACGTCGAGGAGCGGCTCAACTTTATGAAGTCCGAGTTGGAAGTTGCAGCTGGCGAggccaacatggccaagcaGACAAGCTGGAGTGCTATATTCTCCAAAGAGCACCGATCGCGAACCCTCATTGCTGTGATGGGACTGCAATCTCAGAATTTCTCTGGAGGTTACTTTGCAA ATACGTACCAGACATACTATTTTGAACTCATCGGCCAGGCTGACCCCTTCGGGCTTACCGCGATTTCCTCGACCCTTCAGTTTCTTTCCAACTGCGTCGCCGTCTCTGTCTCAGATGTCCTCCCTCGCCGAAAATCCCTCATCGGTGGTGGCACACTGCTCTGCTGCtggtccatcatcatcgccgggACCTCGCTCGCTAGCCAAGCAAACAACGCTGCCAACACtgccctcctcgccttcaTGATCACATGGTCGATGCTTTACACGGCGACAGTGGGCTGCTTCGGCTGGGCGGTTGCTCAAGAGACTGCCTCGCAGGCGACGCGTCCCAAGACCATTGCCTTCAGTCTGGTGTGCCAGCAGCTCACTGCGCTCATGCTGTCGTCCGTGTTCCCATTCTTTATCAACCCGGATCAACTGAACTGGGGTGGCAAGGTCATGTTCTTGTTTGTTGGTGCTGAGGTTTTCATCCTGGCAACTCTGTTCTGGTTCCAGCCTGAGACGAAGAACAGGACTTATCACGACATTGACTGTCTGTACGCCGAGGGTGTTCCTCCGAGAAAGTTCAGCGAGTTTATTGTGGATGATGGAACCGTTGTTCGAAGACCGCGCGTGTAG
- a CDS encoding Cupin-2 domain-containing protein has protein sequence MLQATSVPGVLASFTEKWSPRLVAAINDHHVKVAKIDGEFIWHSHPDSEEVFYLLSGKLKMEIEGQDPVLMNEGDMFVVPKGVQHRPVAENATIMMIEHESTVNTGDQTNSERTKQVQDARADS, from the coding sequence ATGTTGCAAGCAACTTCTGTCCCAGGCGTCCTTGCCTCCTTCACCGAAAAATGGTCACCTCGCCTCGTCGCCGCCATCAACGATCACCACGTCAAAGTTGCCAAGATTGACGGCGAATTCATATGGCATTCACATCCCGACTCCGAAGAGGTCTTTTACCTCCTCTCTGGAAAGCTCAAGATGGAGATTGAGGGCCAGGATCCCGTGTTGATGAACGAAGGAGACATGTTTGTGGTCCCAAAGGGTGTTCAGCATCGACCTGTTGCCGAGAATGCGACAATTATGATGATTGAGCATGAGAGTACTGTGAACACAGGAGATCAGACCAACTCTGAGAGGACGAAGCAGGTGCAGGATGCGAGGGCGGATAGTTGA
- a CDS encoding Zn(2)-C6 fungal-type domain-containing protein, giving the protein MPQCDQFSPSEASSCSQVPRSRRRSDAAFQPSSRITNQVIRWCLDAYFKHKYPLTPILHRGTVEQTPVSPEQYGLITACCAVISLSPEILPPASPHNELIIPSADFLISETLRARQHCNLVEHPSLTHIQTSFFLYAAFFSLDQDNSAWYYLREAITILQTLRLHEEATYSDIDDPFLAMYARRMAWVLFITERGYALQRNRQITLQISLNVPMVDPSCSGAEILLGFLDLISLFRHFDADFIAHRNSATPENTQDPGNLATLQSLLNCTPPNVSNYSQVQQADLLVSRQWLKIIVWKLCASKTLLSSACSEDAMSLHYPVTIARGIVLASQLVSTQAFEANGIGILEKVFEVACSLADLLSLVPVGSQGSAMDIGPVDTLMEMVRIVGSRFGGSYRHLNILADKANRCLLMNIDRSLPLPVDDDEPVDSIN; this is encoded by the coding sequence ATGCCGCAATGCGACCAGTTCAGTCCCAGCGAAGCATCTAGTTGCTCCCAGGTGCCTCGCTCCAGGAGAAGATCAGATGCCGCCTTTCAGCCATCTTCTCGAATCACCAATCAAGTTATCCGATGGTGTCTTGACGCTTACTTCAAGCACAAGTATCCGCTCACGCCAATCCTCCATCGTGGGACAGTCGAGCAAACTCCAGTCTCGCCCGAGCAGTACGGCCTCATCACGGCCTGCTGTGCTGTCATTTCGCTTTCTCCAGAAATCCTCCCGCCGGCATCTCCCCACAATGAGCTAATAATTCCATCTGCCGACTTCCTCATCTCAGAAACCCTCCGCGCAAGGCAACACTGTAACCTCGTCGAGCACCCATCCTTGACCCATATCCAGACGTCATTTTTCCTCTAcgctgccttcttctccctggATCAGGATAATTCAGCGTGGTACTACCTGCGAGAGGCCATTACCATCTTGCAGACGCTGCGGCTGCATGAGGAGGCCACCTACAGCGACATTGACGATCCGTTCTTGGCTATGTACGCCCGACGCATGGCCTGGGTGCTCTTCATCACCGAGAGGGGCTACGCACTGCAGAGGAATCGGCAGATTACGCTGCAAATTAGCTTGAACGTACCCATGGTCGATCCATCATGTTCGGGTGCTGAGATACTCCTTGGGTTCCTCGATCTCATTTCTCTCTTTCGCCACTTTGACGCCGATTTTATCGCACACCGGAACTCTGCGACTCCAGAAAACACTCAAGATCCTGGAAATCTAGCAACACTACAGAGTCTTCTCAACTGCACACCCCCCAATGTATCCAACTATTCCCAGGTCCAGCAAGCAGACCTCTTGGTATCACGGCAGTGGCTCAAGATCATAGTCTGGAAGCTCTGCGCGTCAAAAACTCTGCTTTCGAGCGCCTGCAGCGAAGACGCCATGTCGCTGCATTATCCCGTCACCATCGCACGCGGAATCGTGCTTGCCTCGCAGCTGGTGTCGACCCAAGCTTTCGAAGCCAATGGCATCGGGATACTGGAAAAGGTCTTTGAGGTAGCATGTTCGCTGGCTGATCTTTTGTCATTGGTGCCTGTGGGCAGTCAGGGATCGGCTATGGATATTGGTCCTGTTGATACTttgatggagatggtcagGATTGTGGGCTCAAGATTCGGGGGCAGTTACAGGCACCTGAATATCTTGGCTGACAAGGCTAACAGGTGTCTTCTTATGAATATAGATAGGAGTCTGCCTCTGccagtcgacgacgacgagcctgTTGATAGCATTAATTAA
- a CDS encoding HET domain-containing protein — protein sequence MNLNPAVLFFNQAKLVGGSTAEFAGNAATGLLQKAKFSRKKIPKFQYRDKIQADKIRLIRFVWDPACDLKISDVVLSLETHAIGPTCPSYVALSYTWGPPKLAAFFTRNQYSDLEKKALWIDRCRFEVHPNLYDALAHVRDLYPPNTLFWADAICINQEDSDEKMQQIRIMDLVYGGAAKTVVWLGKKSHDIAQAVSILNRNAEATRRGALELLKTHGEGQYTEPIFITDTTAFLRFGITPLSYQDWKSLAELFSRRWFGRAWMVQEVALSNHVEVLCGDISLDWDALAWFASFVCLTHTATSVMQFYPNNTDLLFMSLGLTFTVGLQLARIWTGKSSSEALDLVRELDFMAGLEENGPGSVLLKLVFGCYGFIATKRRDKLYAFHGILHAITGFDYAQHPDFTPDYSTSTTEEAVCMQMCRAIIEETGTLNLITLAGEAGYNVLFPRLHPLPSWVPDLQPLRQAIPLLCPNFRRTRGYNSGGSQILPVMKPVFDPSNPSKLWVYAKKLGTVCAVGNSWQEMAVRNQLKKTFQMLKSLPPIYPPTGQHIVEAFWRVLLTDSDMANRPAHDNLRAYFRDWLMYKIIKLVLNQVDSLTNRRSNPVEERIKFFQEYAEMEDLAMNDPTCTIPSEAEVQRRLVQIGHPAGGQTILVPKETKTRTLDLWKMLSHRFEPFALYFANYKRVFALDSGYLGSGPQDLMVGRSVWLLSGCPTPLLLREVGGGESFKVVGEAYVHGAMFGEAIFAGMWWDQICLV from the coding sequence ATGAACTTGAATCCAGCAGTGTTATTCTTCAACCAAGCGAAGCTAGTCGGGGGCTCGACGGCCGAGTTTGCCGGAAACGCTGCGACAGGTCTCCTCCAGAAAGCCAAGTTTTCGCGAAAGAAGATACCCAAGTTCCAGTACCGAGATAAAATCCAGGCAGACAAGATACGCCTTATCAGATTCGTCTGGGACCCTGCTTGCGACCTAAAGATATCTGATGTCGTCCTGTCTCTGGAGACGCATGCAATTGGCCCGACTTGTCCTAGCTATGTGGCCCTTTCGTACACTTGGGGCCCCCCAAAGCTAGCGGCATTTTTCACTAGAAACCAATACAGCgatcttgagaagaaggctttGTGGATTGACCGATGCCGGTTTGAAGTGCACCCTAACCTGTATGACGCCTTGGCACATGTTCGCGACTTGTACCCTCCCAACACGCTCTTTTGGGCCGATGCCATTTGCATCAATCAGGAAGATTCGGATGAAAAGATGCAGCAAATCCGGATTATGGATCTTGTATATGGTGGAGCAGCAAAGACGGTTGTTTGGCTAGGGAAAAAGAGCCATGATATTGCCCAAGCAGTCTCCATACTGAACCGCAACGCAGAAGCAACGCGACGAGGGGCTCTAGAGCTGCTAAAGACTCATGGCGAAGGACAGTACACAGAGCCTATTTTCATCACCGACACAACTGCCTTCTTACGCTTCGGCATCACACCATTGTCCTATCAAGATTGGAAATCGCTTGCCGAGCTGTTCTCGAGGCGGTGGTTTGGGCGAGCTTGGATGGTGCAAGAAGTCGCCCTGTCAAATCATGTTGAAGTTCTTTGCGGTGATATTTCACTTGACTGGGATGCACTCGCCTGGTTTGCTTCTTTTGTCTGTCTCACCCATACCGCAACCAGTGTGATGCAGTTCTACCCGAACAATACCGATCTCCTCTTCATGTCGCTAGGACTTACTTTTACCGTTGGTTTGCAGCTGGCTCGCATTTGGACTGGTAAGAGTTCATCTGAGGCGTTGGATCTGGTGAGAGAACTTGATTTCATGGCTGGCCTTGAGGAGAACGGTCCAGGTAGCGTTCTTCTCAAATTGGTCTTTGGCTGCTATGGGTTCATTGCCACAAAGAGGCGGGACAAGCTTTACGCCTTTCATGGCATCCTGCACGCAATTACCGGGTTCGACTATGCCCAACATCCCGACTTCACGCCCGATTACTCTACTTCGACCACGGAAGAGGCCGTCTGCATGCAAATGTGCAGAGCAATTATTGAAGAAACAGGAACTCTCAACCTCATCACCTTGGCGGGTGAAGCTGGATACAACGTCCTCTTCCCACGACTACACCCCCTTCCGTCATGGGTCCCAGATCTACAGCCTCTCCGCCAAGCTATTCCGCTCCTCTGTCCCAACTTCCGCCGCACGCGAGGTTACAATAGCGGCGGGTCACAGATACTGCCAGTGATGAAACCCGTCTTTGACCCATCCAACCCTAGCAAGCTCTGGGTCTATGCCAAGAAGCTTGGTACAGTTTGCGCCGTCGGAAATTCCTGGCAAGAGATGGCGGTCCGCAATCAACTGAAGAAGACTTTTCAAATGCTCAAGAGCCTCCCCCCCATCTACCCACCCACTGGGCAGCACATTGTAGAGGCGTTCTGGAGAGTGTTGCTGACCGACAGTGACATGGCGAACCGACCAGCGCACGACAATTTGAGGGCGTATTTTAGAGACTGGCTCATGTACAAAATAATCAAGCTGGTTCTCAATCAGGTCGATTCACTTACCAACCGGCGCTCTAACCCCGTGGAGGAGCGGATCAAGTTCTTCCAGGAATACGCCGAAATGGAAGACTTGGCTATGAACGACCCTACTTGTACCATCCCTTCAGAGGCTGAGGTTCAACGCCGTCTGGTGCAGATTGGTCACCCGGCCGGGGGCCAGACGATACTTGTCCCCAAGGAGACCAAGACGCGGACATTAGACCTCTGGAAGATGTTGAGCCATAGGTTCGAGCCATTCGCCCTCTACTTTGCCAACTACAAGAGAGTGTTTGCCCTGGATTCAGGGTACTTGGGGAGCGGGCCCCAAGACCTTATGGTTGGACGGTCGGTGTGGCTATTGTCCGGCTGTCCGacgcctcttcttctccgtgAAGTAGGTGGTGGTGAGTCCTTTAAAGTGGTTGGCGAGGCGTATGTACATGGGGCCATGTTCGGTGAGGCCATTTTTGCTGGGATGTGGTGGGATCAGATTTGTCTCGTTTAG